The sequence AGGCCAAGGGCACCCAGGGACTGGAGGCGCATGTGGAGAAGGTCTTCCGCATGGCCGAATTCTTCACCGACAAGGTGAGGGAGCGCCCTGGGTTCGAACTGGTCCTCGAGAGTCCCGAGTGCACCAACATCAGCTTCTGGTATGTACCACCCGGTCTGCGGCAAATGGAGCGCAATCGGGAATTCTACGATCGGCTGCACAAGGTGGCGCCGAAAGTTAAGGAGGGCATGATCAAGAAGGGCTCCATGATGATTACGTACCAGCCGCTGCGACAATTGCCCAACTTCTTCCGCCTGGTGCTGCAGAACTCCTGTCTGGAAGAGTTGGACATGACCTACTTCCTGGACGAGATCGAATCGCTGGCCGAAAATTTGTAAATCGAAGCGAAAGCATGTTATGAGGTTAAGTGTTGACAACATTCTCTTTAGGCTTATGCCGACTATATCTTCTAGTGTATGGTTAACTTCTCAcgtttgtatattttttcgGATGTTAAGTATTATCTAAAACAAAGaacaaaaatacatatatataggTCATTTGATTTAGATTAAATCATCCTCTTTTATTGGGAACTGGAAAACCACTGAATGtttaacaacaacaacttatcTAACAGATTGATTAAATGAGGTAGATGATATCTACAAGATACTTGGTCAGAACTCTTTTAAACGAATGAAACCCTGCGCTCCATAGCCGATAACTTTTTTATATAACCACTTAAAATTTACTTATGGTTGCCTTAGAAAACACTTAAGAGAACTAGTAACCACTACTTAACTTAATCGCATTTAAATCTctctaaaaatttaaaaaaaccaatTAACTTTGGTACTTCCGAGCTAAGTCTGTTTAATCCAAGGCCACTGACTGACATCATTGCCACCGGCCTTCTCGATTGACTCTGCAACGCTCAGACTCTGACCTGGTTGAATCCCATAGCCGATACGCAGGCCATGCGGATTCGAAGGCGTTTTGCAGTCCATGCTGCATTCTTTTCGCAACACTGTGTCCACTTCCACGGACGAAAAGAAGGCCACCGACATGGGCAGATCTTTGAGTCCAATGCGGGAAACGCAAAAGGACCGCGTCATTAGGTTGGTGATGTGCATGGCTAGCGCAGCCTTGGGCGCCAGATCCTCCTTGACCAAGTATCGCAATTCATCGTGGAAGCTCAGGCAGAATCGAACGTGCGGCCCCATCAGCCATCGCATGCTGACCAGCATCAGATGAAGGAAGTCCACGGCTCCACTTTGCACTACCCAGTTGATGCGAGTGGGCAGGAATCGTTGCTCCTGCTCGGGGCCGCCATCCGCCTCCAAGGCCCGACTCAGCCGTCCTCCCAGAAATGGAGTTTGCGGCTGGGGACCCGTGGCAATCTCCTCCAAGCGATTGAACATGGCGCTCTCGGTGCCACCCTGCCAGTTGGGACGATAAAATACCTCGGGCAGGGTGCGATTTCGCTGGATGGCAATTCGAGAAGCTTCGTAGCTGCTGTATCTGTATAAGACGGTGGAGAAATTATAATAGGGGTTTTGGTTGAAATAAAGAGAAGTACTTACGCCCTGTCCTCCAGTTCGTCGTGGAACTCCTCTCGCAGCCGATACACCCGCTTGCCCTTGGTGATGGAGAACATTTTCATGGCCTTGGCCTTGGCCTCGGAAGCACTGAACGTAGGATTAAATTGACGAAGCAGTGTCTCCGCAAACATCTGCCCAGCTCCGTAGATCCGGGCGTAATTAATCACTTTGGCGTGATCTCGAGAAATGCCAACTGCTTTCGCGGTAATAGAGTGCATGTCGCTGCCATTAGACTTACTGCCACTGAGAGTCATCCAGCCAAAAGGCGTGGCCCCATGCTCACCACAAGCATAAGCATCGCCCAGCACGGAAGCGATCCACAGTTCCTGCGAGTCGACATCGGCACCTACTAGTCTGTAACCCGGGGGAGCCTGTACCATGGATCGCAGCTCCGATCCCAGTCGATCAGGCCGCGAGTTAGAGGCCGTCATCCATGTGGGCTCCATGGCACGGCGTGTCAATGTGCCACAGGCTACAACCTGGGGACAAATGGCTCCGTAGGACAAGTACTGGACACCACTGAGTTCCTTAGGCAACTGGTGGGCATCCAACCAGACCACCATCTGGCCCATGATTCTATCTCGGTTGTTCCGCCAGTACGACATCATGCGAGCAATTTCGATGACGCGAGCGGCAGCTTGACAAGCAGGATCTCCGCTGCTCAGGACGTTTTCGGAGAATTTGTTGAGGAAGTCCCTGGACAGAGGGTTTCCCACACGAAAAGATGGTCCGTTCTTGTGCGGCAGCTTGAGAAAGAAGCAACAGTCCTCCAGGACCTTGTTACACCAGACTCCAGAACCTTGAACAGAAATACATTAGCGTTCTTCCAGGGAATTTGATTAACAAAACCCACCTCGGTACTGCGTTTCTAGGCGTTGTTGTTTTTGAGACAACTTTTTGTAGTGCTCCCGCTTTCCCAGATGCTGTTCCACCTGACCAGCGAGCATATCCAAGGCCAGATCACTCTCTGCCTTTGCGGCGCACTGCCGAGCAAACTCTGGCACTGGACAACGCGCCAAGAGTTCATCCATGGGCAATCGGTCTACTTCTTCCGCATCGCTGCGAAAAGGGACCAGGAAACCCCAGCCCTGTTCCCGCTCGTAGTGTAGAGGATAGCCTTCCCAGCAGAGGGAAAGCAGCTTTGGGGCTATTTGCATGCCGGTGCTGATTTCAGTGGCTCCCGGGGACCACGAATCTTCCTCGTCCTCCAGGATTTCGTCGTTCTTCTTGGTCGGTGGCTTGCGGCACAGTTTGCGATACCACAGGGGATATCCGGGAAGCAGTGGTCTTCGAGCTGGGAGCAGAGATCGCTGATCGTAGAGGTGCTGGAATTTGGCTTGCAGGCGACGCTGCTCAGCGGTATTTCCAGGATCCTGGCGCTCCTCCCTTGGCAAAGGCTTGCGCTTCGGCGGCTGCTTTAGCTTCAGCTCCTGAACGCTCCAGTCCTCGTCCCACAACCAGAGATTCTGACGATACTGATCGTCTAGCAGCAAGGAGCAAGCTTCTTCGGCCCTGCGCCCCAAATGGTACTTGGCCTCAATGCTGAGATCCTCGTACGTAAGCTGCGCTTCACGGATGTAACGCTCCCAATTGGAATTCACGGGCAAATAGGCGGAGCCCATCTCCAGCATGCCAGCCAGCGATGCAGGATGCGGAAATCGCTCGGCGTACAAGGGATAAAGGACTTGAAGCACCCGATGCGTAGCCTCCACATCGCCGGCGCAGTAGTTGGTCAACGACTGGAAGCTCTGGCGCACTTGATCGAGAGTTCCCTCCACAAAAATGTTCCTAGGCTCCTTGGACAACGGCTCGCCGCCGCAATACAGGCGATGTACCTCCACCAAACTATTGAGGGAGCTTTGCTCAAGCCACCCCAGATCCTCGGGAGCCGGCTCCTTCTTGGACTTTAGCATAGCTCGCTGGTAGCTGGTCACTCCGCTGACGCACATGTGTAGCGACATGGTGTCCACGAACCGAGTGTCAGTGTCCTCGATCAAATACTGTTCTTTGAGGCGCGCTCTATCATAGGACACATTGTGACCAACTATTAGTCCAGGTCCACAGGTTCCCAGGGGTATGAGTTCATCGGCAGAGTGGTGAGGTCGCTCTGAGTCCGTGTCCACATCCAGGGGCTCCGATTTCGGAATACTCATGCGGTGTTTTGTAAGCTTGGGACTCACCCAGGAGTACCATCTCTTGGTGCTGACGGCGGTGGCCAAAACTGGAGTCTGTCCTTCGCGGACGCACACCTCCACATCGAAGATGAGTCCCTTTTCCAGCGGCTGATCCACCGGAGTAGCTGTTCCATCGTCGGGATCGTAGGCTGTCCAACCGGCAAAGAATGCCCATCGTTTCGGGCGCTTTGGTAGCTCCTGGCACTGGACGAGTGGAAGGAGTAGTTCCTCGTACGCCTGCACTTGCTCTTTGGCTATGTTGAGGAAGTGCTCCTCGATGTTGGCGCCCCTCAAAGTAGGTAGTTTCAGCTGGACATCCGGGACAGGAGCACAGCTTTCGATATCGACGCCATGCCGGCGCAACTCATCCTTATAGACCTTGGCGGAGGTCACCTGCTGCTCAGAAATGCTGCGAGGGGATTGGGGGAACAGCTGCGCATGCAGATTCCGCGAGATCATCTGCACCTTGACCAGATTCTCTGCATATTCCGATTGACCCACCACATTCTCCGGCTTCTTTGGTTTGTTTACCTTTGGTGGAGGCTTCACCCGGCGATAGATCTTCAGGTTA is a genomic window of Drosophila suzukii chromosome 2L, CBGP_Dsuzu_IsoJpt1.0, whole genome shotgun sequence containing:
- the PolG1 gene encoding DNA polymerase subunit gamma-1, mitochondrial, coding for MQLHLIRKYASKVGREHYASSNLKIYRRVKPPPKVNKPKKPENVVGQSEYAENLVKVQMISRNLHAQLFPQSPRSISEQQVTSAKVYKDELRRHGVDIESCAPVPDVQLKLPTLRGANIEEHFLNIAKEQVQAYEELLLPLVQCQELPKRPKRWAFFAGWTAYDPDDGTATPVDQPLEKGLIFDVEVCVREGQTPVLATAVSTKRWYSWVSPKLTKHRMSIPKSEPLDVDTDSERPHHSADELIPLGTCGPGLIVGHNVSYDRARLKEQYLIEDTDTRFVDTMSLHMCVSGVTSYQRAMLKSKKEPAPEDLGWLEQSSLNSLVEVHRLYCGGEPLSKEPRNIFVEGTLDQVRQSFQSLTNYCAGDVEATHRVLQVLYPLYAERFPHPASLAGMLEMGSAYLPVNSNWERYIREAQLTYEDLSIEAKYHLGRRAEEACSLLLDDQYRQNLWLWDEDWSVQELKLKQPPKRKPLPREERQDPGNTAEQRRLQAKFQHLYDQRSLLPARRPLLPGYPLWYRKLCRKPPTKKNDEILEDEEDSWSPGATEISTGMQIAPKLLSLCWEGYPLHYEREQGWGFLVPFRSDAEEVDRLPMDELLARCPVPEFARQCAAKAESDLALDMLAGQVEQHLGKREHYKKLSQKQQRLETQYRGSGVWCNKVLEDCCFFLKLPHKNGPSFRVGNPLSRDFLNKFSENVLSSGDPACQAAARVIEIARMMSYWRNNRDRIMGQMVVWLDAHQLPKELSGVQYLSYGAICPQVVACGTLTRRAMEPTWMTASNSRPDRLGSELRSMVQAPPGYRLVGADVDSQELWIASVLGDAYACGEHGATPFGWMTLSGSKSNGSDMHSITAKAVGISRDHAKVINYARIYGAGQMFAETLLRQFNPTFSASEAKAKAMKMFSITKGKRVYRLREEFHDELEDRAYSSYEASRIAIQRNRTLPEVFYRPNWQGGTESAMFNRLEEIATGPQPQTPFLGGRLSRALEADGGPEQEQRFLPTRINWVVQSGAVDFLHLMLVSMRWLMGPHVRFCLSFHDELRYLVKEDLAPKAALAMHITNLMTRSFCVSRIGLKDLPMSVAFFSSVEVDTVLRKECSMDCKTPSNPHGLRIGYGIQPGQSLSVAESIEKAGGNDVSQWPWIKQT